In one Acipenser ruthenus chromosome 10, fAciRut3.2 maternal haplotype, whole genome shotgun sequence genomic region, the following are encoded:
- the LOC117402229 gene encoding zinc finger and BTB domain-containing protein 41-like, whose amino-acid sequence MICKEKQAIHLSQIFARLNCTMKRRNTKQKGNVLVNIDKGTPSDLQALDNINSVDTKVHQEYPCPLQELSSEKRRHLCFKQYDRNLLTFLNDDRQKSSSFCDLVIVADGKQYSAHKVVAAFGSTYFQACLNKNPNLKHVTLDHVTDSVFQHLLDFLYTSEFLIYESEIPSLVEAAKFLDMTDAVNLLTSEEYSSGSVNTEEVTEEISYNELAQTPELSDKLSGSNQCTFCSRSFCYRKSLQNHLAKSHSAQSLEKSEDVSRNLDETEHTTRRSARSRKCPVKFGNKSDNESTGLSDDSSSDKMLSNEERPDNTEMENCQSEHEEQEEDQNEATSDETEAEQESDNDEDNQNTDTEGTNQSFPEGLAPVINQSANKKTLKCPKCDKTFDRAGKYESHTRVHTGEKPFQCDICHQRYTTKSNLTVHRKKHNETAFKKKEHRCPYCNKLHASKKTQTKHVKRFHPDNVQEFLSIKKKKSEGWKCDICNKSFTRRPHLEEHMILHTQDRPFKCAYCEEHFKSRFARLKHQEKFHLGPFPCDICGRQFNDTGNRKRHIECTHGGKRKWTCFICGKSVRERTTLREHLRIHSGEKPHLCSICGQSFRHGSSYRLHLRVHHDDKRYECDECGKTFIRHDHLTKHRKIHSGEKAHQCEECGRCFGRRDHLTVHYRSVHLGEKVWQKYKAALHQCEVCKKEFKGKSSLEMHFRTHSGEKPYKCQICNQTFRIKKTLTKHMVIHSDARPFNCPHCNATFKRKDKLKYHIDHVHGTKAAEQSASEPSEEKIVSLPMPYDDKAYRTEAKQYMEQLKVYHPEPKTILQSVTSEVCVPVTLEPVQMPEVSAQADLVRHTTPLPQPQAQQTEYQPATDLVFLEKYTLTPQPTNIVHPVRPDQMLGPREQSYLGTLLGLDTAMPVQNISN is encoded by the exons ATGATTTGTAAGGAAAAGCAAGCCATCCATCTATCTCAGATTTTTGCCAGACTTAATTGTACAATGAAAAGAAGGAATACTAAACAGAAGGGGAATGTCCTTGTCAATATTGACAAAGGTACACCTTCAGACTTACAGGCATTAGACAATATTAACTCAGTGGACACCAAAGTACATCAGGAATATCCATGTCCCCTCCAAGAACTGTCATCGGAGAAAAGAAGGCATTTATGTTTTAAACAGTACGACAGGAACTTACTTACATTCTTGAATGATGATAGACAGAAGTCATCATCCTTCTGCGATCTAGTTATTGTTGCAGATGGAAAACAATACAGTGCACATAAGGTGGTGGCTGCTTTTGGCAGTACTTATTTTCAAGCTTGTTTGAACAAAAACCCAAACTTAAAACATGTTACCTTGGACCATGTTACAGACTCTGTGTTTCAGCACCTACTGGATTTCTTATATACCTCAGAATTCCTGATCTATGAAAGTGAGATCCCTTCTCTCGTGGAAGCAGCCAAGTTTTTAGATATGACTGATGCAGTGAACTTGTTAACCAGCGAGGAATATTCATCAGGCTCTGTCAATACAGAAGAGGTCACAGAAGAAATATCATACAATGAACTGGCACAAACACCTGAGCTCAGTGATAAGCTGTCTGGAAGCAACCAATGTACGTTTTGTAGCCGAAGCTTCTGCTACAGAAAATCCTTACAAAACCATCTGGCAAAATCTCACAGCGCACAGTCACTAGAAAAATCAGAAGATGTTTCCAGAAATTTGGACGAGACAGAGCATACCACAAGAAGGTCTGCACGCTCTCGCAAGTGCCCTGTGAAATTTGGCAACAAAAGTGATAATGAAAGTACAGGCCTGTCTGACGACAGCAGTTCAGACAAAATGCTTAGTAATGAGGAGAGACCGGACAATACTGAAATGGAAAACTGTCAGAGTGAACATGAAGAGCAGGAAGAGGACCAAAACGAAGCAACTTCGGATGAAACCGAAGCTGAACAGGAGAGTGACAATGATGAGGACAATCAGAACACAGATACTGAAGGAACCAATCAGAGCTTCCCTGAAGGACTAGCTCCTGTCATAAACCAGAGTGCAAACAAGAAAACACTTAAATGTCCTAAGTGTGATAAAACATTTGATCGGGCAG GAAAGTATGAAAGTCACACacgtgttcacacaggagagaaaccttttcAATGTGATATTTGCCATCAGCGCTACACCACTAAATCAAACCTCACGGTTCACAGGAAAAAACACAACGAGACTGCATTCAAAAAGAAAGAACACAGATGCCCATATTGCAATAAGCTACATGCCAGCAAAAAAACTCAAACAAAGCATGTGAAGAG GTTCCATCCTGATAATGTACAAGAATTTCTTTCAATTAAGAAGAAAAAGAGTGAAGGTTGGAAGTGTGAT atcTGTAACAAATCCTTTACCCGTCGACCGCACCTGGAAGAGCACATGATTCTTCACACACAAGACAGACCCTTTAAATGTGCATACTGTGAAGAACACTTTAAATCCAGATTCGCAAGACTGAAGCATCAAGAGAAGTTTCATCTAG GTCCCTTCCCATGTGACATTTGTGGTCGACAGTTTAATGACACAGGAAATAGAAAGCGGCACATTGAGTGTACTCATGGAGGAAAGAGGAAATGGACCTGTTTTATCTGTGGGAAATCTGTAAGAGAAAG gaCAACATTAAGGGAACATTTGAGGATACACAGTGGAGAAAAACCTCATCTCTGCAGTATATGTGGGCAGAGTTTTCGGCATGGTAGCTCATACAG GCTTCATCTCAGAGTCCATCATGATGACAAGCGATATGAATGTGATGAATGCGGGAAGACATTTATTCGTCATGATCACctgacaaaacacagaaaaatacacTCAG GAGAAAAGGCTCATCAGTGTGAAGAATGTGGAAGGTGTTTTGGTCGTAGAGATCACTTGACAGTTCATTACAGAAGTGTCCATCTAGGGGAAAAGGTTTGGCAGAA gTACAAAGCAGCCTTGCACCAATGTGAAGTATGTAAGAAAGAATTTAAAGGGAAATCAAGCTTGGAAATGCATTTTAGGACACATTCAG gagagaaaccttacaAGTGCCAGATCTGTAACCAAACTTTCAGAATCAAGAAGACATTAACCAAACACATGGTGATTCACTCAGATGCCCGTCCATTTAACTGCCCACATTGCAATGCAACCTTTAAAAGGAAAGACAAATTGAAATATCACATTGATCACGTACACGGAACTAAGGCTGCAGAACAGTCAGCATCAGAGCCCTCAGAGGAGAAAATAGTTTCTTTGCCAATGCCATATGATGATAAAGCTTATCGTACAGAAGCAAAGCAGTACATGGAGCAGCTCAAGGTATACCACCCAGAACCAAAGACCATTCTGCAAAGTGTTACCTCGGAGGTCTGTGTTCCTGTGACACTGGAACCTGTCCAGATGCCTGAGGTTTCTGCTCAAGCCGATCTTGTAAGACACACCACTCCTCTTCCACAGCCACAGGCACAGCAGACAGAATACCAGCCAGCCACAGACCTTGTCTTTTTGGAGAAGTATACACTTACTCCCCAGCCCACAAACATTGTTCACCCAGTTAGGCCTGACCAGATGTTAGGTCCTCGGGAGCAGTCTTATTTGGGAACTCTGCTTGGACTTGATACAGCCATGCCGGTTCAAAACATATCCAACTGA